The Leptolyngbya iicbica LK region TTCATTGACGCCCGCCAGGTCCGCGATTTGACGGGTCGTGGTTTGACTGACCCCCTGCGCCAAAAAGAGTTGCAGAGCGGCTTGAATCAGACTTTCGCGAGAGGATTTTGCCATATGACCAGTCTGCAAGCTGTGCTTGCATTCAACCAAATATTAAGACAACATTGAGCCCTTGTCACCCTGCCCAAAACTCGCTAAGCTGACCCTTGTGCAAGTGGCACTTGCTTTACCTTAGCAGGCCGTCACGTTTGATAAAACATACTGTTCGGTTGGTGCAATGAATTCAACACGTTTATCGACTCCTCCCCGTGCCCGCAATACTTTGGATTGGGGAGTTGTGTTCTTTTTTGGGGTATGTCACGCGATCGCCCTGATCCTTGCTCCCGTTTATTTTTCTTGGTCAGCGCTGGGGGTCATGCTGCTGTTGCATTGGCTCTTTGGCAGCATCGGCATTTGTTTGGGCTATCATCGCTTACTGAGTCACCGCAGTTTTCGGGTGCCCCGCTGGCTGGAATATCTCTTTGCGACGGTGGGCGCCTTAGCGGCACAGGGCGGCCCGATTTTTTGGGTGGGTGGTCATCGCAAGCACCACGCTTTTACTGAAGACCCAGAGCAAGATCCCTACTCTGCCAAGCGTGGTTTTTGGTGGAGCCACATGCTGTGGATTCTGCAACCGCAACCGGAGTCCTTTGAATTTGCTCAGTACTCCAAATTTGCACCAGATTTAGCGAAGCAGTCCTATT contains the following coding sequences:
- a CDS encoding acyl-CoA desaturase → MNSTRLSTPPRARNTLDWGVVFFFGVCHAIALILAPVYFSWSALGVMLLLHWLFGSIGICLGYHRLLSHRSFRVPRWLEYLFATVGALAAQGGPIFWVGGHRKHHAFTEDPEQDPYSAKRGFWWSHMLWILQPQPESFEFAQYSKFAPDLAKQSYYRWLDRYFLLLQVPLAIALYAFGGWSFVVYGIFVRSVLLWHSTWFVNSATHCWGYRNFDADDNARNLWWVSLVTYGEGWHNNHHTFPRSAQTGWHWWEIDVTWQTIRLLHRLGLATKVKMIPRVKS